The DNA segment ATCCTGCTGCTATCGGCTGGGGTGCTGCTGGTGCTGACTACGTTGTTGAATCAACCGGTGTTTTCACTACTACTGAGAAAGCTTCTGCTCACTTGAAAGGTGGCGCTAAGAAAGTTGTTATCTCTGCTCCTTCTAACGACGCTCCTATGTTTGTTTGCGGTGTAAACCTTGACAAATATACTAAAGACATGGACGTTGTTTCTAACGCATCTTGTACTACTAACTGTTTGGCTCCTTTGGCTAAAGTTATCAACGATAACTTCGGTATCGTTGAAGGTTTGATGACTACAGTACACGCTGCAACTAACACTCAGAAAACTGTTGACGCTCCTTCTGCTAAAGACTGGAGAGGTGGCCGTTCTATCCTGGGTAACATCATCCCTTCTTCTACTGGTGCTGCTAAAGCTGTAGGTAAAGTTATCCCTTCATTGAATGGTAAACTTACAGGTATGGCATTCCGCGTACCAACTGCTGACGTTTCTGTAGTTGACTTGACTGTACGTTTGGAAAAAGCTGCTACTTACGAAGAAATCAAAGCTGCTGTAAAAGCTGCTTCTGAAACTACAATGGCTGGTGTACTTGGTTACACTGAAGATTCAGTAGTTTCTACTGACTTCGTTCACGAAGTACGCACTTCTGTATTCGATGCAGGTGCTGGTATCGCGTTGAACGGTAACTTCGTCAAACTGGTTAGCTGGTATGACAACGAGTGGGGTTATTCTAACAAAGTGTTGGATTTGATCGCACACATGGATTCTGTAAAATAATCCAACCCAACATAAATAAAAAGCGCCGGAGCAATCCGGCGCTTTTTTTATGTTTTTAACCTGACAGGTTTTTAAAACCTGTCAGGTGTAACTGTTTACGGACGTGCCGTGATGTGGAAGCACCCTTGTTTTACTTCGTAGCGGACGTAACATTTTCCACCCTTTTGCAAGTCGCGCAGTACTTCTGCCAATACTGCTTTCAGCTTATCTTCCGGTACATCGGTTAGTTCATGCTCCGGATCCAGCTTTTCGTAACGTGTATAAGCGACATCGACAGTAGTTCCGAAAAGATGCGCTGAATTAAGCGTTGAGTTTCCATTCTTCTGATGGAGCTTTTTTATGTCGT comes from the Parabacteroides sp. FAFU027 genome and includes:
- the gap gene encoding type I glyceraldehyde-3-phosphate dehydrogenase; amino-acid sequence: MIKVGINGFGRIGRLVFRAAQERNDVQIVAVNDPFLDIDYLLYMLKYDTVHGKFQGTAENKDGKLFVNGKEVAFFAEKDPAAIGWGAAGADYVVESTGVFTTTEKASAHLKGGAKKVVISAPSNDAPMFVCGVNLDKYTKDMDVVSNASCTTNCLAPLAKVINDNFGIVEGLMTTVHAATNTQKTVDAPSAKDWRGGRSILGNIIPSSTGAAKAVGKVIPSLNGKLTGMAFRVPTADVSVVDLTVRLEKAATYEEIKAAVKAASETTMAGVLGYTEDSVVSTDFVHEVRTSVFDAGAGIALNGNFVKLVSWYDNEWGYSNKVLDLIAHMDSVK